One Pagrus major chromosome 11, Pma_NU_1.0 genomic region harbors:
- the klhl30 gene encoding kelch-like protein 30 isoform X1, with the protein MYFSTLAGKLYTHFVTIPAERRFDLHFELQLTMVRNVDDLDFCLSSHPQSILEGLRSLCSQPKLVDVTLSAGGRDFPCHRGVLALCSTYFRCMFSGDFVESIAARVELQDVDPDILSCLLDFAYTGKLTINQSNVEGLICTSSQLQFQTVRAVCSRYLQHQIDATNCLGILEFGAIHGCPEVMAKAWAFLLENFEAVQQGEEFLLLEKDRLVAFLSDEGLHIRSECTRVEAILKWVRHHKESRLCHLPELLTLCHPSVLSLDYLADTLLKDSLVQASPSCREAIEKIHREKMDLAPECRDRLDSLSPQPNLQEVLVVIGGRSLDDSDEDDSDEDEDRDPRVQRLLRKNCAFYNTKTKQWHELPNFPNPNKWGYSMVSLNNDVYVTGGSRGTNTNTWSTTETWKYITREGRWVTVAPMLRPRTNHTSATLNGEIYVIGGTTSDRVEVEHYDPYNDTWSLTCPALKYVTNFTATACHGKLYVIGSCAVKYNALAMQCYNPVIDSWSSICSPFIPKYLSSPCCVCVDGTIYLVADNTKKVYSYDPEANMWQKVQLLHMLHENGGLVTLDGKLIVTGGHWIGMEGDYGVEVEIYNRASNTWEVECFLPRLWFYSRVCTIFLDPSQWPELFPIDST; encoded by the exons atgtatttttctacCCTTGCAGGTAAGCTTTATACTCACTTTGTGACCATCCCTGCTGAAAGGCGATTCGATCTACATTTTGAACTGCAGTTGACCATGGTGCGAAATGTGGACGACCTGGACTTCTGCCTGTCCTCCCACCCTCAGAGCATCCTAGAGGGCTTACGCTCCCTCTGCTCTCAGCCAAAACTGGTTGATGTCACGCTGAGTGCCGGCGGTCGGGACTTCCCTTGTCACCGCGGCGTGCTGGCCCTCTGCAGCACCTACTTCCGCTGCATGTTCTCAGGGGACTTTGTGGAGAGCATAGCTGCACGTGTGGAGCTTCAGGATGTCGATCCTGACATACTCAGCTGCTTGCTGGACTTTGCCTACACGGGCAAGCTGACCATCAACCAGAGCAACGTGGAGGGGTTGATCTGCACCTCCAGCCAGCTGCAGTTTCAGACGGTGAGAGCCGTGTGCAGCCGATACCTCCAGCACCAGATTGATGCAACCAACTGCCTGGGAATCCTGGAGTTTGGGGCCATTCATGGCTGCCCTGAGGTGATGGCCAAAGCGTGGGCCTTCCTCTTGGAGAACTTTGAGGCTGTTCAACAAGGTGAGGAGTTTCTACTGTTGGAAAAGGACAGGTTGGTTGCCTTCCTCTCAGACGAAGGACTACATATCCGGTCAGAGTGCACGCGAGTGGAGGCCATCCTGAAATGGGTCAGGCACCACAAGGAGTCCCGGCTCTGCCACCTCCCTGAACTTCTCACCCTGTGCCATCCCTCTGTTCTCAGCCTGGACTACCTAGCTGACACCCTGCTGAAGGACAGTCTGGTGCAGGCCTCTCCCAGCTGCAGAGAGGCCATAGAAAAAATTCACAGGGAG AAAATGGATTTAGCACCAGAATGTAGGGACAGACTCGACTCTCTGAGTCCACAACCAAACTTGCAAGAGGTGTTGGTTGTGATAGGAGGCCGTTCCCTGGATGACTCAGATGAAGATGACTCAGACGAAGATGAGGACAGAGACCCAAGAGTGCAAAGACTGCTGCGCAAGAACTGTGCTTTCTACAACACGAAAACAa aACAGTGGCATGAGCTCCCTAATTTCCCAAACCCTAACAAGTGGGGTTACTCCATGGTCTCCCTGAACAATGACGTGTATGTCACag GGGGCTCACGAGGCACGAATACCAACACCTGGTCGACCACAGAGACCTGGAAGTACATCACAAGGGAGGGGAGGTGGGTTACCGTGGCACCCATGCTTCGGCCTCGAACTAACCACACGTCGGCAACTCTCAATGGGGAGATTTACGTCATTGGag GTACGACATCAGATCGTGTTGAAGTTGAGCATTATGACCCATACAACGACACCTGGTCCTTGACGTGCCCCGCCTTAAAATATGTGACTAACTTCACAGCCACAGCGTGTCATGGGAAGCTCTACGTGATTGGCTCGTGTGCTGTGAAGTACAATGCATTGGCCATGCAGTGTTACAACCCTGTTATAG ataGCTGGAGCAGCATATGTTCGCCCTTCATTCCGAAGTATTTGTCGTCTccttgttgtgtctgtgtggatggTACTATATATCTGGTTGCTGACAACACTAAGAAAGTCTACTCTTATGATCCAGAGGCGAACATGTGGCAGAAG GTCCAGCTTCTCCATATGCTCCATGAGAACGGCGGCCTGGTAACACTGGATGGCAAGCTCATTGTCACCGGAGGACATTGGATAGGCATGGAGGGGGACTACGGGGTGGAAGTGGAGATTTACAACCGAGCGTCCAACACCTGGGAGGTGGAGTGCTTCCTGCCAAGACTTTGGTTCTACAGCAGAGTCTGCACCATTTTCCTTGATCCGTCCCAGTGGCCTGAGCTCTTCCCCATAGATTCAACATAA
- the klhl30 gene encoding kelch-like protein 30 isoform X2 encodes MVRNVDDLDFCLSSHPQSILEGLRSLCSQPKLVDVTLSAGGRDFPCHRGVLALCSTYFRCMFSGDFVESIAARVELQDVDPDILSCLLDFAYTGKLTINQSNVEGLICTSSQLQFQTVRAVCSRYLQHQIDATNCLGILEFGAIHGCPEVMAKAWAFLLENFEAVQQGEEFLLLEKDRLVAFLSDEGLHIRSECTRVEAILKWVRHHKESRLCHLPELLTLCHPSVLSLDYLADTLLKDSLVQASPSCREAIEKIHREKMDLAPECRDRLDSLSPQPNLQEVLVVIGGRSLDDSDEDDSDEDEDRDPRVQRLLRKNCAFYNTKTKQWHELPNFPNPNKWGYSMVSLNNDVYVTGGSRGTNTNTWSTTETWKYITREGRWVTVAPMLRPRTNHTSATLNGEIYVIGGTTSDRVEVEHYDPYNDTWSLTCPALKYVTNFTATACHGKLYVIGSCAVKYNALAMQCYNPVIDSWSSICSPFIPKYLSSPCCVCVDGTIYLVADNTKKVYSYDPEANMWQKVQLLHMLHENGGLVTLDGKLIVTGGHWIGMEGDYGVEVEIYNRASNTWEVECFLPRLWFYSRVCTIFLDPSQWPELFPIDST; translated from the exons ATGGTGCGAAATGTGGACGACCTGGACTTCTGCCTGTCCTCCCACCCTCAGAGCATCCTAGAGGGCTTACGCTCCCTCTGCTCTCAGCCAAAACTGGTTGATGTCACGCTGAGTGCCGGCGGTCGGGACTTCCCTTGTCACCGCGGCGTGCTGGCCCTCTGCAGCACCTACTTCCGCTGCATGTTCTCAGGGGACTTTGTGGAGAGCATAGCTGCACGTGTGGAGCTTCAGGATGTCGATCCTGACATACTCAGCTGCTTGCTGGACTTTGCCTACACGGGCAAGCTGACCATCAACCAGAGCAACGTGGAGGGGTTGATCTGCACCTCCAGCCAGCTGCAGTTTCAGACGGTGAGAGCCGTGTGCAGCCGATACCTCCAGCACCAGATTGATGCAACCAACTGCCTGGGAATCCTGGAGTTTGGGGCCATTCATGGCTGCCCTGAGGTGATGGCCAAAGCGTGGGCCTTCCTCTTGGAGAACTTTGAGGCTGTTCAACAAGGTGAGGAGTTTCTACTGTTGGAAAAGGACAGGTTGGTTGCCTTCCTCTCAGACGAAGGACTACATATCCGGTCAGAGTGCACGCGAGTGGAGGCCATCCTGAAATGGGTCAGGCACCACAAGGAGTCCCGGCTCTGCCACCTCCCTGAACTTCTCACCCTGTGCCATCCCTCTGTTCTCAGCCTGGACTACCTAGCTGACACCCTGCTGAAGGACAGTCTGGTGCAGGCCTCTCCCAGCTGCAGAGAGGCCATAGAAAAAATTCACAGGGAG AAAATGGATTTAGCACCAGAATGTAGGGACAGACTCGACTCTCTGAGTCCACAACCAAACTTGCAAGAGGTGTTGGTTGTGATAGGAGGCCGTTCCCTGGATGACTCAGATGAAGATGACTCAGACGAAGATGAGGACAGAGACCCAAGAGTGCAAAGACTGCTGCGCAAGAACTGTGCTTTCTACAACACGAAAACAa aACAGTGGCATGAGCTCCCTAATTTCCCAAACCCTAACAAGTGGGGTTACTCCATGGTCTCCCTGAACAATGACGTGTATGTCACag GGGGCTCACGAGGCACGAATACCAACACCTGGTCGACCACAGAGACCTGGAAGTACATCACAAGGGAGGGGAGGTGGGTTACCGTGGCACCCATGCTTCGGCCTCGAACTAACCACACGTCGGCAACTCTCAATGGGGAGATTTACGTCATTGGag GTACGACATCAGATCGTGTTGAAGTTGAGCATTATGACCCATACAACGACACCTGGTCCTTGACGTGCCCCGCCTTAAAATATGTGACTAACTTCACAGCCACAGCGTGTCATGGGAAGCTCTACGTGATTGGCTCGTGTGCTGTGAAGTACAATGCATTGGCCATGCAGTGTTACAACCCTGTTATAG ataGCTGGAGCAGCATATGTTCGCCCTTCATTCCGAAGTATTTGTCGTCTccttgttgtgtctgtgtggatggTACTATATATCTGGTTGCTGACAACACTAAGAAAGTCTACTCTTATGATCCAGAGGCGAACATGTGGCAGAAG GTCCAGCTTCTCCATATGCTCCATGAGAACGGCGGCCTGGTAACACTGGATGGCAAGCTCATTGTCACCGGAGGACATTGGATAGGCATGGAGGGGGACTACGGGGTGGAAGTGGAGATTTACAACCGAGCGTCCAACACCTGGGAGGTGGAGTGCTTCCTGCCAAGACTTTGGTTCTACAGCAGAGTCTGCACCATTTTCCTTGATCCGTCCCAGTGGCCTGAGCTCTTCCCCATAGATTCAACATAA